The Candidatus Goldiibacteriota bacterium genomic sequence AATTCTGGCGTTTGTAGGTATTAAAATGCTTATTGCCCACTATATAAAAATACCTACGGTTATATCGCTTCTTGTTATTGTTTCCGTGCTGGCTGTTGCTATTTTTGCCTCTGTTTTAAGGTCAAAAATGATGAAAAACACAACAATGATGTAAAAAACATATAATAAATTTCTTGCATTAAAACCATTTTTCTATATAATATACAAGTATTTTTTAGTTTATAGTGGGCCCGTAGCTCAGTGGATAGAGCAGAAGTTTCCTAAACTTTTGGCCGGACGTTCGATTCGTCTCGGGCCCACCATAAAAAATACAGGCCTCACAATCATCAATATAAGGGGTGTATATGATAGATCTTCACACGCATACATTTTTTTCTGATGGTGTTCTGCTGCCGTCGGAACTTATTCAGAGGGCAAGAAAAACAGGGTACAGGGCAATAGCGATAACTGACCACGCTGACATATCTAATCTTGAAAATGTCATTAAAAGCCTTTCAAAAGTCTGTACTGAAACCAACAAAGTATATAAAGACATAGTATGCCTTCCCGGGGTGGAACTTACCCATATTCCGCCGGTGCTTGTTGCGGGTATTGTAAAAAAAGCAAGGTCGCTTGGCGCGAAAATGGTTGTATTTCACGGGGAAACAGTGACAGAACCGGTGGAACCGGGTTCAAACAGGGCGGCGATAGACGCAAAAGTGGATATTCTCGCGCATCCCGGAAATATTTCAGATGAAGACGCGGCGCTTGCCGCAAAGAATAACGTTTGCCTTGAAATAACCGCAAGAAACGGGCATAATACTACCAATAAGCACGTAGCGCAGGCTGCTATAAAAGCCGGCGCCAAGCTTGTTTTTGATACGGATTCACATGCTCCGGCAGATCTTGCTGATAAAGCAAAAAGGGAACTTGTTTTAACAGAGGCAGGGCTTAATAAGGGTCAGATTTTACAGGTAATTATGAATTCTGAAGCTTTATTAAGAAGCAAAGGGATAAAAATTTAAGTTTAATTTTGCGGAGGGAATAAATGAAAAAGTTTTTATTAATGATTTTATTTGTTTTATTAACAGCGGTTGTTATGGCGGCGCCGCCCAAAGTTTATAATGTGGATTATTGGGTAATAAACGCGAAAGGCGGGGTAACTTATCCGATAGGCGAATTTGCAAATCATGTCACCCCCGGCTATAACTTTGGAATTTCCGCAAGGAAAGGGTTTGACATGGAATTTTCCGCGGGAGGCGGTTTTAATTTTATTTCGGTGCCGTATAAATCCGAAACTGCTCCGGATAATTTTTCGGCATCTGTTATTGACGCGGAACTTGCCTGGGCGCCGTATCTTCCTGATTTTTTCATCTGGCCGTATCTTAAAGCGGGAATAGGAATGTACATAATGAAATATGCCAAGCAGACAGATATGACCACGGTTGAAATGACATCAGAGACTTCGTTCGGGCTTTTATTCGGGCTTGGCGCGAATTACCCGATAACTAAAATGTTTGCGGCAAATCTGGAAGTGCTTTATAACCACGTTTCGCTTGCCGGCGGCACGGGCGACCTTAACACTTTTCTGACAATAGACCTTGGCGTTACAATATTTCTTAAATAAAAAACAACTCACAGGACTACGGAGGAAATAAATGGAAAAGATTAAGCACAAAGACGCAAAAAAAATGATCAAAAGAAATGATTTCGCTGAACTGGTAACAAATCTGAGGAAATACGCTTCAAAAAACACGGAAAATATAATAATAACAGCGGTGATAGCAATTGTTATTATAGTGGCAATTCCCGTGATTATTAATTTTAACAGAAATAATGAAATTAAAGCGGAAAGGCTTCTGTCGGAAGCAAATTTTTACATTAACAGGCCCGTGGTGGAAGATTCCGATATGACTATGTACGGATTTTTCAGGTCGAAGAATGAAAAATATGAAAAAGCAATTCAGACTTATCTGGAAGTCATAAGCAAATATAAAGGCACAAGCCAGGCTCCTGCCGCTTATCTTGGCGCGGCAAACGCGTATTATAACAACGGCATGTATAAAGAAGCCATAGAGTATTATGACACCTTTATTCAGAAATATAAAAGCAGCGTCCTGTATCCGGAAGCTTTAAGCGGAAGGGGATATGCTTCGTATCAGTCGGGTAATTATCAGGAAGCGGTTAACTCTTGGCAGGACACAAAAGTGTTTGAAAAAAGTTCAAACGCCACGGATGTAAAGCTGAAGCTGGCTGACTGTTACGTTAAACTTAATGATAAACAAAAGGCGCTGGATATCTATAAGAAAATAGCGGAAGAAAAAAAGGGCACTTTGTGGGCCTCAGTAGCGGCTGAAAAACTTAAAGAAATAAAACTTTGAACAAAAAAGTAATCGGGGTTATCGGCGGGAATACAGTTGGAAAAAAGCATTATGAAGCCGCTTATAAAACAGGACGTGAAATAGCGCGCCGAGGGGCTGTTTTGGTTTGCGGCGGCCTTGCCGGGGTTATGGAAGCGTCGTGTAAAGGCGCAAAAAAAGAAGGCGGAGTGACTGTGGGAATACTGCCTTCAAAGAATAAAAAGACAGCGAATAAATATGTTGATATAGCGGTGGCAACGGGAATAGGCGAAGCCCGAAACACGGTTATAGTAAACACCGCTGACGGATTTGTGGCCATAGACGGAAAAGAAGGCACTTTGTCAGAAATAGCTTTTGCGCTTAAAGCGGGAAAGCCCGTAGCCGGAATTGACACATATGACCTGCCGGAAATAATAAAGTGCGGCACGCCGGAAGAAGCGGTGGAAAAGATTTTTTTAAAACTTGAAGGAGCGTAATGAAAAACTTTTTTAAAATATTAATTTCAGCGGTTATGTTTTTTGCGTCTTTTTGCCTTTACGCGGAAGAACTTACCGTATGGAATATGCCTGCTGACGCTGATACCCTTCAGAAAAAAGTCTGGAATGAAGGGATAAAATCGTTTGAAAGCAATAATTTGGATATTAAAGTCAGGGGGATAAGCAGGGAATATAAGCCGCAGGAATTTGTAAGCGTGATGGCAAGCGGAAAAGGCCCTGATGTGGTAAGAATACCGATAACCGCTGTTCCGGTAATGGCAAAGCACGGTTTTCTGGCGGATTTAAGCGGATATACCGCGGACTGGATACAGAAAGATTATATGCCTAAAATAATGTGGGATTCCGTTGACATAAACGGAAAAATATACGGCGTACCATATGATTCTTTTTTTACGGTAATGTTTTACAGAAAGGATATTTTTGACAGGTGCGGAATTACAAAGGCGCCTGAAACATGGGAAGATATAATAAAATACAGCGCCATAATTAATTCAAAGACAGGCGATGTTTACGGGATAGGGCTTCAACCCGATATGTTTTACTTTGTGGATTTCATCTGGCAGGCGGGCGGCAGCGTTTTTACCGGCGGCAAACTTGCCTTAAATGAACCTGCCGTGGCACAGGCTTTAAAATTCTGGCACGCGCTTAAATGGAAATACAGGGCGACTCCGCCTACTGATATACTTTACGAGGCCGATGTAGAACAGCTGTTTTCAAGCGGAAAAATAGCAATGATGCCGGCTGTTGCTAAAAGATTACCTGTAATGGCAAGGCGGTATGGGCTGGATATGAAAAACGTTGAAATAGTACCTTTGCCTGCAGGCCCGCAGGGTATAAAGGCGTGGCACGCGGGCGGAGAAGCTTTTATAGTCAATTCATCCATAAGCCCGTCAAAAAAAGACAAAGCATGGCGGTATATTCAGTATGAACTTTCGCCGCCGGCACAGCTTGGAAAATACATAAGGATGAAAAATCTGCAGCTGCCTATTTTTCCGGGTGATTTTTCGTGTGCTACAAACCTGATAAACATGCCTGAATTTGCAAATATAAAAGGGCTTTTTGAATACGCGCATATAGAACCGCCGCTTTACGAATGGCCTATGATAAAGGAAGATTTTAACCGCAGTGTTCTGGAAAAAATATTTACAAACAGGGAAGTGGATTTTGAAGGCGTGATTTATGAATTTGAAAAAAAGATAAAGGCGGAATATAATGAGTGATGAAATCTTCAGAAGGGTCGGAAATGACCTGTCAGAAGAGGCCATAAAAGGCATTATTCATGACGAGATAACCAGCCATAAGAGCGGAGAAGCCGTCCTTCCGATTATTAAATTCAAGCTTCCCGTGCAGGCAGAAGTGGTAAAGATAAAAAAGCCGCAGCCCGCGCAGGAACAGAAAAATATATTCAGGATATCCACCGCGGGCGACCTTGTCAAAGGCACCGGAGAGAACACGGTTAAGATACCGGATAACCTTACCGCTTCGCAGAAGTTAAAAAAAGCTTTCCGCTACAGGCGTTTTGGGGAAAAGATCACACCCGGCAGTTTTAAAAGGCCGCAGCTTCCCGTTCCTTCGGTTAAAGAAGAGGAAAAGGGAAAACTTAAGCTGCTTGGAATAAAGAGAAAATTTTTTGGTATTGAACTGATACTTCCGGCCCTGCTGCTTTTCCTTTTGTTCAGCTGGATGCCGATGATAAAGACTTTTATAATAAGTTTAAACAAATTTGAAACCATAAATACCCCTGTTTATGCCGGTGCCGCGAATTTCATCAAAATATTAAATGACGCGTCTTTCTGGCAGGCGTTTAAAAATTCCGGCATACTGACACTGATAATAATTGTACTTGGTACATGGCTGCCTTTTATGCTTGCTATGTATGTATATGAAATGAGAAAGGGAAGCGGGCTTGTTAAGGTGCTGTATTTTATCCCGTTTTTAACCCCGGCGGTACCTGCCGCAATACTTTGGAAGTGGCTGTATAATC encodes the following:
- a CDS encoding sugar ABC transporter permease; its protein translation is MSDEIFRRVGNDLSEEAIKGIIHDEITSHKSGEAVLPIIKFKLPVQAEVVKIKKPQPAQEQKNIFRISTAGDLVKGTGENTVKIPDNLTASQKLKKAFRYRRFGEKITPGSFKRPQLPVPSVKEEEKGKLKLLGIKRKFFGIELILPALLLFLLFSWMPMIKTFIISLNKFETINTPVYAGAANFIKILNDASFWQAFKNSGILTLIIIVLGTWLPFMLAMYVYEMRKGSGLVKVLYFIPFLTPAVPAAILWKWLYNQGYGLINSFLSLFGDAVHIGWVTNPKLVLLSIAIVFVWKNTGWAMLIYLAGLQNVPKVLFEDASLLGAGIWTKIRHILLPSMVPVIMTVIFIQMISGMQVFAEVYIMTNGSPEGASEVIATYIYKKAFLYMDIGYASGVAVFFLMILISITLLRMNTLGRKRK
- a CDS encoding porin family protein; the encoded protein is MKKFLLMILFVLLTAVVMAAPPKVYNVDYWVINAKGGVTYPIGEFANHVTPGYNFGISARKGFDMEFSAGGGFNFISVPYKSETAPDNFSASVIDAELAWAPYLPDFFIWPYLKAGIGMYIMKYAKQTDMTTVEMTSETSFGLLFGLGANYPITKMFAANLEVLYNHVSLAGGTGDLNTFLTIDLGVTIFLK
- a CDS encoding tetratricopeptide repeat protein, encoding MEKIKHKDAKKMIKRNDFAELVTNLRKYASKNTENIIITAVIAIVIIVAIPVIINFNRNNEIKAERLLSEANFYINRPVVEDSDMTMYGFFRSKNEKYEKAIQTYLEVISKYKGTSQAPAAYLGAANAYYNNGMYKEAIEYYDTFIQKYKSSVLYPEALSGRGYASYQSGNYQEAVNSWQDTKVFEKSSNATDVKLKLADCYVKLNDKQKALDIYKKIAEEKKGTLWASVAAEKLKEIKL
- a CDS encoding histidinol phosphate phosphatase domain-containing protein, whose amino-acid sequence is MIDLHTHTFFSDGVLLPSELIQRARKTGYRAIAITDHADISNLENVIKSLSKVCTETNKVYKDIVCLPGVELTHIPPVLVAGIVKKARSLGAKMVVFHGETVTEPVEPGSNRAAIDAKVDILAHPGNISDEDAALAAKNNVCLEITARNGHNTTNKHVAQAAIKAGAKLVFDTDSHAPADLADKAKRELVLTEAGLNKGQILQVIMNSEALLRSKGIKI
- a CDS encoding sugar ABC transporter substrate-binding protein, which gives rise to MKNFFKILISAVMFFASFCLYAEELTVWNMPADADTLQKKVWNEGIKSFESNNLDIKVRGISREYKPQEFVSVMASGKGPDVVRIPITAVPVMAKHGFLADLSGYTADWIQKDYMPKIMWDSVDINGKIYGVPYDSFFTVMFYRKDIFDRCGITKAPETWEDIIKYSAIINSKTGDVYGIGLQPDMFYFVDFIWQAGGSVFTGGKLALNEPAVAQALKFWHALKWKYRATPPTDILYEADVEQLFSSGKIAMMPAVAKRLPVMARRYGLDMKNVEIVPLPAGPQGIKAWHAGGEAFIVNSSISPSKKDKAWRYIQYELSPPAQLGKYIRMKNLQLPIFPGDFSCATNLINMPEFANIKGLFEYAHIEPPLYEWPMIKEDFNRSVLEKIFTNREVDFEGVIYEFEKKIKAEYNE
- a CDS encoding TIGR00725 family protein, yielding MNKKVIGVIGGNTVGKKHYEAAYKTGREIARRGAVLVCGGLAGVMEASCKGAKKEGGVTVGILPSKNKKTANKYVDIAVATGIGEARNTVIVNTADGFVAIDGKEGTLSEIAFALKAGKPVAGIDTYDLPEIIKCGTPEEAVEKIFLKLEGA